From Solwaraspora sp. WMMD1047, the proteins below share one genomic window:
- a CDS encoding enoyl-CoA hydratase/isomerase family protein, whose translation MTGGPLLLERREATLLLTLNRPDRHNALNAALLTALDAAVDTAVADRGVRAVVITGAGGRSFCAGADLDELTEAGDAATVVDVLAVGQRVFSRLCTAPVPVIAAVNGLALGGGFELALATTFIIGSERASFALPETGLGLLPGYGGTQRLPRLVGRQLASYLVTTGTRWDAPTAHARGLLAEPPLPPDRLLDRALELAGAIAARGPRATRLALGLLAHADGIESGLARETATAALTTAGSEAREGIAAFRQRRPAVFE comes from the coding sequence GTGACCGGCGGTCCGCTGCTGCTGGAGCGCCGCGAGGCGACCCTGCTGCTCACCCTGAACCGGCCGGACCGGCACAACGCCCTCAACGCGGCGCTGCTCACCGCGCTCGACGCCGCCGTCGACACCGCCGTCGCGGATCGCGGCGTCCGGGCGGTCGTCATCACCGGTGCGGGCGGCCGCAGCTTCTGTGCCGGCGCCGACCTCGACGAGCTGACCGAGGCCGGCGACGCGGCCACCGTGGTCGACGTCCTCGCCGTCGGGCAGCGCGTCTTCTCCCGCCTCTGCACGGCGCCGGTGCCGGTCATCGCCGCCGTCAACGGCCTGGCACTGGGTGGCGGATTCGAGCTGGCGCTCGCCACCACCTTCATCATCGGGTCCGAGCGGGCGTCCTTCGCGCTGCCCGAGACCGGACTCGGGCTGCTCCCCGGCTACGGCGGAACCCAACGCCTGCCCCGGCTCGTCGGCCGGCAACTGGCCAGCTATCTCGTCACCACCGGCACCCGGTGGGACGCCCCGACCGCGCACGCCCGGGGACTGCTCGCCGAACCGCCGCTGCCGCCGGACCGGCTGCTCGACCGGGCGCTGGAGCTGGCCGGGGCGATCGCCGCCCGCGGCCCACGGGCCACCCGGCTCGCCCTGGGGCTGCTGGCCCACGCCGACGGCATCGAGAGCGGCCTGGCCCGGGAGACCGCCACCGCGGCGCTCACCACCGCCGGGTCGGAGGCCCGGGAGGGGATCGCCGCGTTCCGGCAGCGGCGACCGGCGGTGTTCGAGTGA
- a CDS encoding acyl-CoA dehydrogenase family protein yields the protein MSHTDEVTTDAFLDGRARQLRNRLRATLAASVAPGVEHRDRTGEFAGPAYQALAREGLAGVLFPAELGGTGHGTVGYAMAVEEITAVCPATSLIYMTQTHAAYPILVAGTPAQQAAYIPDLCAGTAYGSLAVTEPDAGSDVSALRTTAKPDGDGYLIDGAKTFITNGDVADVIVLFATVDPAAGRAGVTAFLVPGDAEGLSRGRPFEKMGMHGSSTVELFLDRVRVPATARLGPEGGGWPVTMRSVTKSRISAAAQGVGIATAAYAAVAGRFRAAGPIPPELGFRLAGLRSRVLAGRALLYATAAAVDRDERDSVAAVSAAKLFCTDLGVQVADEACALLGADGDRADLGVERLLRDAKVTQIYDGTNEIQRLIIARDTAGRLT from the coding sequence GTGAGCCACACCGACGAGGTCACCACCGATGCCTTCCTGGACGGCCGGGCCCGGCAGCTGCGCAACCGGCTGCGGGCCACCCTGGCCGCGAGCGTGGCGCCCGGGGTGGAGCACCGCGACCGCACCGGCGAGTTCGCCGGGCCGGCGTACCAGGCGCTGGCCCGGGAGGGGCTCGCCGGGGTGCTCTTCCCGGCCGAGCTGGGCGGCACCGGACACGGCACGGTCGGGTACGCGATGGCGGTCGAGGAGATCACCGCGGTCTGCCCCGCCACCTCGCTGATCTACATGACGCAGACCCACGCGGCCTACCCGATCCTGGTCGCCGGCACACCCGCCCAACAGGCCGCGTACATCCCGGACCTCTGCGCCGGCACGGCCTACGGTTCGCTGGCGGTCACCGAACCCGACGCCGGCAGCGACGTGTCCGCGCTGCGGACCACCGCGAAGCCCGACGGTGACGGCTATCTGATCGACGGCGCCAAGACCTTCATCACCAACGGCGACGTCGCCGACGTCATCGTGCTCTTCGCCACCGTCGACCCGGCCGCCGGCCGGGCCGGTGTCACCGCGTTTCTCGTCCCCGGCGACGCCGAGGGCCTGTCCCGGGGTCGGCCGTTCGAGAAGATGGGGATGCACGGATCGTCCACCGTGGAGCTTTTCCTCGACCGGGTCCGGGTGCCGGCCACCGCGCGGCTCGGCCCGGAGGGGGGCGGCTGGCCGGTGACGATGCGCTCGGTGACGAAGTCACGGATCAGCGCGGCGGCGCAGGGGGTCGGCATCGCCACCGCCGCGTACGCCGCGGTGGCCGGCCGGTTCCGCGCGGCCGGCCCGATCCCGCCGGAGCTCGGGTTCCGGCTGGCCGGGCTCCGCAGCCGGGTGCTCGCCGGGCGGGCGCTGCTCTACGCCACGGCGGCGGCCGTCGACCGGGACGAACGCGATTCGGTGGCCGCTGTGTCGGCCGCCAAGCTGTTCTGCACGGACCTCGGGGTCCAGGTCGCGGACGAGGCGTGCGCGCTGCTCGGCGCCGACGGTGACCGCGCCGACCTCGGGGTGGAGCGGTTGCTGCGGGACGCCAAGGTGACCCAGATCTACGACGGGACGAACGAGATCCAGCGGCTGATCATCGCCCGCGACACCGCCGGGCGGCTGACATGA
- a CDS encoding acyl-CoA dehydrogenase family protein encodes MTDPLATAPELADLGAVATAFAQDRLGAARGSLEQAGVVGPEMVDALGRAGLLDVGIAEEHGGQGGGLPAALVVVERLARVCPTAAMVVVHTHAAARIGQTAEPPRSLAFGSAAPDGGAAVTRVDLGLPVEAVHIWDGGNRAALVARDAIVVTEAPGRTGLPGLGAATASVAGPVDWRPAAGEVGRWWRWGIAAAALGAAAGAAAHARSYGAQRHQFGGPLTALPAYAARLDALAASLATMARVVADPDAPELARRRVLDDAVAVTLAAVQLYGGYGYLREYGVEGLARDAISLRAAGLTG; translated from the coding sequence ATGACCGATCCACTCGCCACCGCACCGGAACTCGCCGACCTCGGGGCGGTCGCGACCGCCTTCGCGCAGGACCGGCTCGGCGCCGCGCGCGGCAGCCTGGAGCAGGCGGGCGTGGTCGGCCCGGAGATGGTCGACGCGCTCGGGCGGGCCGGTCTGCTCGATGTCGGCATCGCCGAGGAGCACGGCGGGCAGGGCGGCGGGCTACCCGCCGCCCTGGTGGTGGTCGAGCGGCTCGCCCGGGTCTGCCCCACCGCGGCGATGGTGGTCGTCCACACCCACGCGGCGGCGCGGATCGGCCAGACCGCCGAGCCGCCGCGGTCGCTCGCGTTCGGCTCGGCGGCGCCGGATGGCGGCGCGGCGGTGACCCGGGTCGACCTCGGTCTGCCGGTCGAGGCGGTTCACATCTGGGACGGCGGAAACCGGGCGGCCCTGGTGGCCCGGGACGCCATCGTCGTCACCGAAGCACCGGGCCGCACCGGGCTGCCCGGGCTCGGCGCCGCGACGGCGTCGGTCGCCGGCCCGGTCGACTGGCGGCCGGCGGCCGGGGAGGTCGGACGCTGGTGGCGCTGGGGGATCGCCGCGGCGGCGCTGGGCGCGGCGGCCGGAGCGGCGGCACACGCCCGCTCGTACGGCGCACAGCGGCACCAGTTCGGTGGACCGCTGACGGCGCTGCCGGCGTACGCCGCCCGCCTGGACGCGCTGGCCGCGTCACTGGCGACGATGGCCCGGGTGGTCGCCGACCCGGACGCGCCGGAGCTGGCCCGGCGACGGGTCCTGGACGACGCCGTCGCCGTCACCCTGGCCGCCGTGCAGCTCTACGGCGGCTACGGCTACCTGCGCGAGTACGGCGTCGAAGGGTTGGCCCGCGACGCGATCTCGCTGCGCGCCGCGGGCTTGACCGGCTGA
- a CDS encoding ABC transporter permease — MSEQDRSTNLVPRGFGIAWTAAVVVFILAPFVVMLLMSFTGSPFLSYPWEEGGFSLRWYTAFFDSPAFLDAFVDSLLLAVITSVVTLAVASLASLAIVRYAFRLRNALNLLLVAPLFVPHVMIALALLIYTSSVLDWGSGLRRMLVAHVVITLPFAIATISAALTGFDRNQEYAAYDLGAGRWRTLLTITLPQVKAGFFAAAVMAFVVSFDNVAVSLFMVGPRYSSLPVEIYSFAIEEISPLAPAAAMVMTFFSLVAIIAIERSFGVQRLLGTGANR, encoded by the coding sequence ATGAGTGAGCAGGACCGGTCCACCAACCTGGTGCCCCGCGGATTCGGCATCGCCTGGACCGCGGCGGTGGTGGTGTTCATCCTCGCCCCGTTCGTCGTGATGCTGCTGATGTCCTTCACCGGCAGCCCGTTCCTCTCCTACCCCTGGGAGGAGGGCGGCTTCTCGCTGCGCTGGTACACGGCCTTCTTCGACAGCCCGGCCTTCCTCGACGCGTTCGTCGACAGCCTGCTGCTCGCGGTCATCACCAGCGTGGTCACCCTCGCGGTGGCCTCGCTGGCGTCGCTGGCGATCGTGCGCTACGCCTTCCGGCTGCGCAACGCGCTCAACCTGCTCCTGGTGGCACCGCTCTTCGTGCCGCACGTGATGATCGCGCTGGCGTTGCTGATCTACACGTCGAGCGTGCTCGACTGGGGCAGCGGGCTGCGGCGGATGCTCGTCGCCCACGTGGTGATCACATTGCCGTTCGCCATCGCGACCATCTCGGCCGCGCTCACCGGCTTCGACCGCAACCAGGAGTACGCCGCCTACGACCTCGGCGCCGGCCGGTGGCGGACCCTGCTGACCATCACCCTGCCGCAGGTCAAGGCCGGGTTCTTCGCGGCGGCGGTGATGGCGTTCGTGGTCTCCTTCGACAACGTCGCGGTCTCCCTGTTCATGGTCGGTCCCCGCTACTCCTCGCTACCGGTGGAGATCTACTCGTTCGCGATCGAGGAGATCTCACCGCTGGCCCCGGCGGCCGCCATGGTGATGACGTTCTTCTCCCTGGTGGCGATCATCGCGATCGAGCGGTCGTTCGGGGTGCAGCGCCTACTGGGCACCGGCGCCAACCGCTGA
- a CDS encoding ABC transporter permease — protein sequence MSAPSQAPGLPAVTPDGVPPPRPGRSLSRLEPYLLGLPGLIFMIVFFLVPVARMMYLGLTVENDAGGVDWSWSHWASVFEDDYGRAVLFRTLRIGFWTTVGCLVLAYPLALWVRQISPAFRSMVILVVLSPLLTSSVVRMLGWVLLLYDDGIVNETLGAVGIGPLTLLYRESAIVIGAIHVFFGFMFLALLSAMSRIRESEIEAAMNLGAGRLRVIREIVFPVTIPGVIGGCVIVFSLACSEYAIANMLGGSSQPVMGSEIYKQALVYLQWDRAAGIATILFLIVTVAIVIFSGLLRRRALRGLSDE from the coding sequence TTGAGCGCCCCGTCCCAGGCGCCGGGGCTGCCGGCGGTCACCCCGGACGGAGTGCCGCCGCCGCGACCGGGCAGATCGTTGAGCCGGCTGGAGCCGTACCTCCTGGGGTTGCCCGGCCTGATCTTCATGATCGTCTTCTTTCTCGTGCCGGTGGCCCGGATGATGTATCTCGGGCTCACGGTGGAGAACGACGCCGGCGGTGTCGACTGGTCGTGGAGCCACTGGGCGAGCGTGTTCGAGGACGACTACGGGCGGGCGGTGCTCTTCCGTACCCTGCGGATCGGGTTCTGGACGACCGTCGGCTGCCTCGTACTGGCCTACCCGCTGGCCCTGTGGGTGCGACAGATCTCGCCGGCCTTCCGGTCGATGGTCATCCTCGTCGTGCTGTCGCCGCTGTTGACCAGCTCGGTGGTCCGGATGCTCGGTTGGGTGCTGCTCCTCTACGACGACGGGATCGTGAACGAGACCCTCGGCGCGGTCGGGATCGGTCCACTGACGCTGCTCTACCGGGAGAGCGCCATCGTCATCGGAGCCATCCACGTCTTCTTCGGGTTCATGTTCCTCGCCCTGCTGTCGGCGATGTCGCGGATCCGGGAGAGTGAGATCGAGGCCGCCATGAACCTCGGCGCCGGCCGGCTCCGGGTGATCCGGGAGATCGTCTTCCCGGTGACGATTCCCGGCGTCATCGGCGGCTGCGTCATCGTCTTCTCGCTCGCCTGCAGCGAGTACGCGATCGCCAACATGCTCGGCGGTAGCAGCCAGCCGGTGATGGGCAGCGAGATCTACAAGCAGGCGCTGGTGTATCTGCAGTGGGACCGGGCGGCCGGCATCGCCACCATCCTGTTCCTGATCGTGACGGTGGCAATCGTGATCTTCTCCGGCCTGCTGCGGCGGCGGGCACTGCGGGGGTTGTCGGATGAGTGA
- a CDS encoding ABC transporter ATP-binding protein, translating to MAGDFLVLDRLVKRFKEHTAVDGLSLAVNKGEFVAFLGPSGCGKTTTLRMLAGFAQADSGTIHVAGKRIDQLPSRVRPTAMVFQDYALFPHLTVGQNVAFGLRMRKVGRREIAERVERVLDLVKLPGTHDKYPNQLSGGMKQRVAVARALVVNPDILLLDEPLSNLDAKLRKQMRVELRRMHDDSGTTSVFVTHDLHEAFFLGDRVALMNGGRIEQFGTPREVFRRPATPFVADFVGHLNLLDGRVDEVDDGTVRVATTGGLPVRAELPPGADRPAVGDGAIVALPPHVIGVSTTKPAPGRKPATGREPTAGAEPGAGVAVEARVLFTGYLGASIQIIADAAGVELQIDATVADTPEVAVGESVWLSWRPADVICLPAGDLP from the coding sequence ATGGCCGGTGACTTCCTGGTGCTCGACCGACTGGTCAAGCGGTTCAAGGAGCACACGGCGGTGGACGGCCTCTCGCTCGCCGTGAACAAAGGCGAGTTCGTCGCCTTCCTCGGGCCGTCGGGCTGCGGGAAGACCACGACGCTGCGGATGCTGGCCGGGTTCGCCCAGGCGGACTCGGGCACCATCCACGTCGCGGGCAAGCGGATCGACCAGCTGCCCAGCCGGGTCCGGCCGACGGCCATGGTATTCCAGGACTACGCGCTCTTCCCGCACCTGACGGTCGGGCAGAACGTCGCCTTCGGCCTGCGGATGCGCAAGGTGGGCCGGCGCGAGATCGCGGAGCGGGTCGAGCGGGTGCTCGATCTGGTGAAGCTGCCGGGCACCCACGACAAGTACCCGAACCAGCTCTCCGGCGGGATGAAGCAGCGGGTGGCGGTCGCCCGGGCGCTTGTCGTGAACCCCGACATCCTGCTGCTGGACGAGCCGCTGAGCAACCTCGACGCCAAGCTGCGCAAGCAGATGCGGGTCGAGCTGCGCCGGATGCACGACGACTCCGGCACCACATCGGTCTTCGTTACCCACGACCTGCACGAGGCGTTCTTTCTCGGTGACCGGGTGGCCCTGATGAACGGCGGCCGGATCGAGCAGTTCGGCACCCCCCGTGAGGTGTTCCGACGACCGGCCACCCCGTTCGTCGCCGACTTCGTCGGCCACCTCAACCTGCTCGACGGCCGGGTCGACGAGGTCGACGACGGTACGGTCCGGGTGGCCACGACCGGTGGCCTGCCGGTCCGGGCCGAGCTGCCCCCCGGCGCGGACCGGCCGGCGGTCGGCGACGGCGCGATCGTCGCGCTCCCGCCGCACGTCATCGGCGTCTCCACCACGAAGCCCGCGCCCGGACGTAAGCCCGCGACCGGACGCGAGCCCACCGCCGGAGCTGAGCCCGGCGCCGGCGTCGCGGTCGAGGCGCGGGTCCTGTTCACCGGTTATCTCGGCGCGTCGATACAGATCATCGCGGACGCGGCAGGGGTCGAGTTGCAGATCGACGCGACGGTGGCCGACACGCCGGAGGTGGCGGTCGGCGAGTCGGTCTGGCTGTCCTGGCGGCCGGCGGACGTGATCTGTCTGCCGGCCGGGGACCTGCCTTGA
- a CDS encoding SDR family NAD(P)-dependent oxidoreductase — translation MTGAANGLGREIALGLVADGWTVAALDIDKPALDALCAEADGLRPFVVDVRDRAAVRDAVARMGPAGALHGLVNNAGVIRVAPILEMSAADWTDVLDVNLTGAFHVAQAVGARMVAEEVPGRLINMGTISGKVPRPGRSSYCVSKTAVTMLTRMLAVELAPARVTVNTVSPGSAEGGVVWENIAKGHTTMAALVGGDLARHRLGVPLGRLANAQDVLGAVRYLLSPAAGHVTGVELPVDGGQGMF, via the coding sequence GTGACCGGAGCCGCGAACGGACTCGGTCGGGAGATCGCCCTGGGCCTGGTGGCCGACGGGTGGACGGTGGCCGCTCTCGACATCGACAAGCCCGCGCTGGACGCGCTCTGCGCCGAGGCGGACGGGCTGCGGCCGTTCGTCGTCGACGTGCGGGACCGGGCGGCCGTGCGGGACGCGGTCGCCCGGATGGGTCCGGCCGGTGCCCTGCACGGACTGGTCAACAACGCCGGCGTCATCCGGGTCGCACCCATCCTGGAGATGTCGGCGGCCGACTGGACCGACGTGCTCGACGTCAACCTCACCGGCGCCTTCCACGTCGCCCAGGCGGTGGGCGCGCGGATGGTCGCCGAGGAGGTGCCCGGCCGGCTGATCAACATGGGCACGATCAGCGGCAAGGTGCCGCGGCCCGGCCGCTCCTCGTACTGCGTCTCCAAGACCGCGGTCACCATGCTCACCCGGATGCTCGCGGTGGAACTCGCGCCGGCCCGGGTCACCGTCAACACGGTGTCCCCGGGCTCGGCCGAGGGCGGCGTGGTCTGGGAGAACATCGCCAAGGGGCACACCACCATGGCGGCGCTGGTCGGCGGCGACCTGGCCCGGCACCGGCTCGGCGTGCCGCTGGGCCGGCTGGCCAACGCGCAGGACGTGCTCGGCGCGGTCCGCTACCTGCTCTCCCCGGCGGCCGGCCACGTCACCGGGGTGGAGCTGCCGGTCGACGGCGGACAGGGGATGTTCTGA
- a CDS encoding extracellular solute-binding protein, with protein sequence MRSRPHTFRIAVAVLCASAVALAGCGDDDSAGTGSDGERRTLNVLSLTGTTGDLIQEVFEPFEQQYNVEINWVTGASAENLARMAATKANPEYDNAILDDLSAYTASSQGMLAKVDESIVTELPNMFDAARTPNGDGVAWGAAITGIFYNTEALSERGVTPPAAWDDLLKPELCEGIGMASLSGSSTLKAVMMLGGMSRDGANTDAAVKAGLEKLKSISSCVQTFEASVGAVDAKIQSGAYSHGIQPSTAILRAKNDGLPLEFVVPEPGSVGVLTTVVPIKDAPNAELSQQFVNWLLTPDVQRQLSERAFYSPLNRNVQLDQRLLDLGVPGPEVVNELYTPDYAVVTSERPAWSSIFDREVAGK encoded by the coding sequence ATGAGAAGCAGACCGCACACCTTCCGGATCGCCGTCGCGGTCCTCTGCGCGTCCGCCGTCGCCCTCGCCGGCTGCGGCGACGACGATTCCGCCGGCACCGGGTCCGACGGCGAGCGGCGTACGTTGAACGTCCTCAGCCTCACCGGCACCACCGGTGACCTGATCCAGGAGGTCTTCGAGCCGTTCGAGCAGCAGTACAACGTTGAGATCAACTGGGTCACCGGCGCCTCGGCGGAGAACCTGGCCCGGATGGCGGCCACCAAGGCCAATCCCGAGTACGACAACGCCATCCTCGACGACCTGAGCGCCTACACCGCGAGCAGCCAGGGAATGCTGGCCAAGGTCGACGAGTCGATCGTCACCGAACTGCCGAACATGTTCGACGCGGCCCGCACCCCCAACGGCGACGGCGTCGCGTGGGGCGCGGCAATCACCGGCATCTTCTACAACACTGAGGCCCTGTCGGAGCGGGGCGTCACGCCGCCAGCGGCCTGGGACGACCTGCTCAAGCCGGAGCTGTGCGAGGGCATCGGGATGGCCAGCCTCTCGGGCAGCTCCACCCTGAAGGCGGTGATGATGCTCGGTGGTATGTCGCGCGACGGTGCCAACACCGACGCGGCGGTCAAGGCCGGGTTGGAGAAGCTCAAGTCGATCAGCTCGTGCGTGCAGACCTTCGAGGCGTCGGTCGGCGCGGTGGATGCCAAGATCCAGAGCGGCGCCTACTCGCACGGCATCCAGCCGAGCACAGCCATCCTGCGGGCGAAGAACGACGGGCTGCCGCTGGAGTTCGTCGTGCCGGAGCCCGGCTCGGTCGGCGTCCTGACGACCGTCGTGCCGATCAAGGACGCACCCAACGCCGAGCTGTCGCAACAGTTCGTGAACTGGCTGCTCACCCCCGACGTGCAGCGGCAGCTCTCGGAGCGGGCCTTCTACTCCCCGCTCAACCGCAACGTGCAGCTCGACCAGCGGCTGCTGGACCTCGGGGTGCCGGGGCCGGAAGTGGTGAACGAGCTCTACACCCCCGACTACGCGGTCGTGACGAGCGAGCGGCCCGCCTGGTCATCCATTTTCGACCGTGAGGTGGCGGGCAAGTAA
- a CDS encoding DUF4286 family protein has protein sequence MDALIVVMDFDGAPADEFADWYDSEHLPERRALPGWLSGARYLAVGGAARSVALYDLDSVDALDTEDYRRLVSTGSSPWRDRIHRLRDAQRRPSLRYQCRQLSPGESLAPAGPEYLYLARMNVAPEVEDEFNNWYDEEHLPALAAVPGVRAARRFRALNSDDRLHRYLATYHLDSPDTVTSPQWRDALRTRRTRQIWPQVLDVDLALFRLAGTAAWTVRS, from the coding sequence ATGGACGCCCTGATCGTGGTGATGGACTTCGACGGGGCGCCGGCGGACGAGTTCGCCGACTGGTACGACAGCGAGCACCTGCCGGAGCGGCGGGCCCTGCCCGGCTGGCTCAGCGGCGCCCGCTACCTGGCCGTCGGCGGCGCGGCCCGGTCGGTCGCCCTCTACGACCTGGACTCCGTCGACGCGCTCGACACCGAGGACTACCGGCGGCTGGTCTCCACCGGGTCCAGCCCGTGGCGCGACCGCATCCACCGGCTGCGGGACGCGCAGCGGCGCCCGTCGCTGCGCTACCAGTGCCGGCAGCTGAGCCCGGGCGAGTCCCTGGCTCCCGCCGGCCCCGAATACCTCTACCTCGCCCGGATGAACGTCGCCCCCGAGGTCGAGGACGAGTTCAACAACTGGTACGACGAGGAGCACCTACCGGCATTGGCCGCGGTGCCCGGGGTCCGGGCGGCACGCCGCTTCCGGGCGCTCAACAGCGACGACCGGCTGCACCGGTATCTCGCTACCTATCACCTGGATTCGCCCGACACGGTGACCTCGCCGCAGTGGCGGGACGCGCTTCGCACCAGGCGTACCCGGCAGATCTGGCCGCAGGTCCTCGATGTCGACCTCGCACTGTTCCGACTCGCCGGCACGGCGGCCTGGACGGTGCGTTCCTGA
- a CDS encoding TIGR03617 family F420-dependent LLM class oxidoreductase gives MRIDLALTEGGLAEAAAAGQAAARHGFGRVWTTETTSDPFLLAHQALHHGAPGIGTAIAVAFARTPMATAYPAWDLAAASDGRFTLGLGSQVKAHIERRFAMPWSAPVPRMRDYVGALRAIWAAWRTGEKLAYEGEFYRHTLMSPVFAPKPHDHRIPVGIAGVGPLMTRLAGEIGDQLVVHPFTTVEYFDQLTAPALTEGLRRGGRTRADIQVYATLFIAVGETDEQLAAARETARSRLAFYASTPSYQPVLASIGYGDLQPALHGLAARGEWDQMGALLDDDVLDRLAVSGKPAAIAAEVRQRWGDRLDRVSIYGGLPALSPAGLADVVAGFERAAA, from the coding sequence ATGAGGATCGACCTGGCGCTCACCGAGGGTGGACTGGCCGAGGCGGCGGCGGCCGGTCAGGCGGCCGCCCGGCACGGGTTCGGCCGGGTCTGGACCACCGAGACGACGAGTGATCCGTTCCTCCTGGCCCACCAGGCCCTGCACCACGGCGCGCCGGGGATCGGCACCGCGATCGCGGTCGCCTTCGCCCGGACCCCGATGGCGACCGCGTACCCGGCCTGGGACCTGGCGGCGGCCTCCGACGGACGCTTCACCCTCGGACTCGGCAGCCAGGTGAAGGCGCACATCGAGCGCCGGTTCGCGATGCCGTGGAGCGCGCCGGTGCCGCGGATGCGGGACTACGTCGGTGCGTTGCGGGCGATCTGGGCCGCGTGGCGGACCGGGGAGAAGCTGGCGTACGAGGGCGAGTTCTACCGGCACACCCTGATGTCGCCGGTCTTCGCGCCGAAACCACACGACCATCGCATCCCGGTCGGCATCGCCGGGGTCGGGCCGCTGATGACCCGGCTGGCCGGGGAGATCGGCGACCAGCTCGTGGTCCACCCCTTCACCACTGTGGAGTACTTCGACCAGCTGACCGCGCCCGCGCTCACCGAAGGGCTGCGGCGCGGCGGCCGTACCCGGGCCGACATCCAGGTCTACGCCACCCTCTTCATCGCGGTCGGTGAGACCGACGAGCAGTTGGCCGCCGCCCGCGAGACGGCCCGGTCCCGGCTGGCGTTCTACGCCTCCACCCCGAGCTACCAGCCGGTGCTGGCCTCGATCGGGTACGGCGACCTGCAGCCCGCCCTGCACGGCCTGGCCGCCCGCGGGGAGTGGGACCAGATGGGCGCCCTGCTCGACGACGACGTGCTCGACCGGTTGGCGGTCAGCGGCAAACCGGCCGCCATCGCGGCCGAGGTGCGGCAGCGGTGGGGGGACCGGCTCGACCGGGTCTCGATCTACGGTGGACTGCCCGCGCTCTCCCCGGCCGGGCTGGCGGACGTGGTTGCCGGCTTCGAGCGGGCGGCGGCGTGA